One genomic segment of bacterium includes these proteins:
- the clpP gene encoding ATP-dependent Clp endopeptidase proteolytic subunit ClpP, whose protein sequence is MSLIPMVIEQTGRTERAYDIYSRLLKDRNIIIGTPIDDNVANVVIAQILYLEFEAPDKDITIYINSPGGVATAGLAIYDTMQFVKSDISTICMGQAASAAAILLAAGTKGKRMSLPNARVLIHQPSGGMQGQVSDINIHAKEMLDLKERVNKILAKHTGQSIEKIETDTDRDFFMSAEQAKQYGIVDEVIAEKK, encoded by the coding sequence ATGAGTTTAATTCCAATGGTAATAGAGCAAACAGGCAGAACCGAACGCGCCTATGACATTTATTCAAGATTATTAAAAGACAGAAATATAATTATCGGAACTCCTATAGATGATAATGTAGCTAATGTTGTAATTGCGCAGATATTGTATCTGGAATTTGAAGCTCCGGATAAAGACATAACCATTTATATAAACAGTCCTGGAGGAGTGGCTACTGCAGGATTAGCAATATACGACACTATGCAGTTCGTGAAATCAGATATTTCTACTATTTGCATGGGGCAGGCAGCAAGTGCAGCTGCCATATTACTCGCTGCAGGGACAAAAGGGAAAAGAATGTCTCTTCCAAATGCACGTGTCCTTATTCATCAACCCTCAGGAGGTATGCAGGGACAGGTGTCAGATATTAATATTCACGCAAAAGAAATGCTTGACTTAAAAGAGAGAGTAAATAAAATTCTCGCAAAGCACACAGGGCAGTCAATAGAAAAAATAGAAACTGATACAGATAGAGACTTTTTTATGTCAGCTGAACAAGCCAAGCAGTATGGTATTGTTGACGAGGTAATCGCGG